A genomic region of Pseudoalteromonas piscicida contains the following coding sequences:
- a CDS encoding porin has protein sequence MKLTKTALALSLLSAFTFQANAEVDVYGKANVSVQSSDDGAGSVTEIKSNASRFGFKGSEKLDSGLEVIYKLEFQVDVSDADSKGDKDNITARNQYVGLKGNFGEVVIGRNDTALKQSQGKLDQFNDLEGDIKVLFKGENRLGDSISYKSPSFNGFRVLGSFIAEDSEEGENGFSTALTYGDAGLKESAIYAAIAADSEVNGYDMVRFTVQGKVADFKLGAMYQTQEKVDGSAEADGYLLNAAYKLGNTTLKAQYQVIDFDAGDKVDGVSIGVDYKLAKNAKVYGFYSTFDADNQVEKDYLGLGIEYKF, from the coding sequence ATGAAACTAACTAAGACTGCTTTAGCGCTATCATTACTAAGTGCATTCACTTTTCAAGCAAACGCTGAAGTAGATGTTTATGGTAAAGCGAATGTATCGGTACAATCTTCTGACGATGGTGCAGGTTCAGTTACTGAAATTAAAAGTAACGCTTCTCGCTTTGGTTTCAAAGGTTCTGAGAAATTAGACTCTGGTTTAGAAGTTATTTATAAGCTTGAGTTCCAAGTAGATGTCTCTGACGCTGATTCAAAAGGTGATAAAGACAATATTACTGCACGTAATCAGTACGTGGGTTTAAAAGGTAACTTCGGTGAAGTCGTTATCGGCCGTAATGACACAGCATTAAAACAGTCTCAAGGTAAGTTAGACCAGTTCAACGACCTTGAGGGTGACATTAAGGTACTCTTCAAAGGCGAAAATCGCTTAGGTGATTCAATTTCCTACAAGTCGCCAAGCTTTAATGGCTTTAGAGTATTAGGAAGCTTTATTGCTGAAGACAGTGAAGAAGGTGAAAACGGTTTCTCTACTGCGCTAACATACGGCGATGCTGGATTGAAAGAGTCTGCTATCTATGCTGCGATTGCGGCAGATAGCGAAGTAAATGGCTATGACATGGTTCGTTTCACTGTTCAAGGTAAAGTAGCTGACTTCAAACTTGGTGCAATGTACCAGACACAAGAAAAGGTGGATGGAAGTGCAGAGGCCGATGGGTACTTACTAAATGCAGCGTACAAATTGGGCAATACAACCTTGAAAGCACAATATCAAGTTATTGACTTCGATGCCGGTGACAAAGTTGATGGTGTTTCTATCGGTGTTGATTACAAGCTTGCTAAAAACGCGAAGGTTTATGGTTTCTACTCAACATTTGATGCAGATAACCAAGTAGAAAAGGATTATCTAGGCTTAGGTATCGAGTATAAGTTTTAA
- a CDS encoding LysR family transcriptional regulator: MDIDLLKTFVEVVKTRHFGRAAENLYITQSAVSFRIRQLEQSLGVNLFIRQRNNIQLTAPGERLLPHAKMILTGMQRAKVDVALANNMHKQLSLSGTANIWDAFLQFGINHIVSAMPGVSLVAEVKAQQESTRLLLERTLDLAVLFDPPKVDELVVKPISDLAIIPVSTFDNATKEDFFDNQYVYVDWGTAFSLWHAKQFTGATPPYFRTSTGRIALDLILQCGGSAFVPEALALESIETGRLTQVEEVESNSREIFVAYHKDNDQLEQIETIVNLLGAVK, from the coding sequence ATGGACATAGATCTATTAAAAACTTTTGTCGAAGTTGTCAAAACCCGTCACTTCGGTCGAGCGGCAGAAAATTTATACATCACTCAGTCAGCTGTAAGTTTTAGGATCCGCCAGCTTGAGCAAAGTTTAGGGGTGAATCTTTTTATTCGCCAGCGTAACAATATTCAGTTAACTGCGCCAGGTGAAAGGTTGTTACCACACGCCAAAATGATCTTAACTGGGATGCAGCGCGCCAAAGTCGATGTTGCATTGGCAAACAATATGCACAAGCAATTGTCACTGAGTGGCACGGCTAATATTTGGGACGCATTTTTACAATTCGGGATTAACCATATTGTATCCGCTATGCCCGGAGTATCGCTTGTTGCTGAAGTGAAAGCACAGCAAGAAAGCACGCGACTATTATTAGAGCGAACATTGGATCTCGCTGTTCTGTTCGATCCGCCAAAAGTGGATGAATTGGTTGTTAAGCCGATCAGTGATCTTGCTATTATTCCTGTAAGCACTTTTGATAACGCAACAAAGGAAGACTTTTTTGACAACCAGTATGTTTATGTTGATTGGGGAACTGCTTTTTCTCTCTGGCATGCAAAACAGTTTACTGGCGCAACCCCTCCTTATTTTAGAACCAGCACCGGCAGAATAGCACTCGATCTTATTCTTCAGTGTGGTGGCTCTGCATTTGTGCCAGAAGCGCTAGCGCTAGAGTCCATTGAGACTGGAAGGTTGACTCAAGTTGAAGAAGTCGAAAGTAACTCAAGAGAGATATTTGTAGCATACCACAAAGACAACGACCAATTAGAGCAAATAGAAACCATCGTAAATTTACTGGGGGCGGTGAAGTAA
- the maoP gene encoding DUF413 domain-containing protein, with protein sequence MDHNLATLKNAFASPRAFYDDANFPRGFGRSGHFTLQKAEILERCGATLRSLYSKAEEPQNSFQSQFVQVMEGLIPPTNAVEKAWTKYLKHTTCKTKFHTLFGRSKVQNDGSVVIPVDIDDEL encoded by the coding sequence ATGGATCATAATTTAGCGACTTTGAAAAATGCATTTGCAAGCCCCAGAGCCTTTTATGATGACGCCAACTTCCCTAGAGGATTCGGACGCAGTGGTCACTTCACGCTACAAAAAGCCGAAATTCTTGAACGCTGTGGTGCCACATTAAGAAGCTTATACAGCAAAGCAGAAGAACCTCAAAACAGTTTCCAATCTCAGTTTGTTCAGGTAATGGAAGGGTTAATTCCCCCGACTAACGCTGTAGAAAAAGCTTGGACCAAATATTTGAAGCATACTACGTGTAAGACAAAGTTTCACACGCTATTTGGACGTTCTAAAGTTCAAAACGATGGTAGCGTAGTGATCCCGGTAGATATTGACGACGAGCTATAA
- a CDS encoding GGDEF domain-containing response regulator — protein MLRKILIIEDTPTIAKVQKHIATTVGYHVDIAGSLAEAKVLLSQHDYFCAVVDFVLPDAPLGEAIPCTVKADIPTIVMTGNLESQTRSIVEQYPIIDYITKENKQAYHYLRRQLERLPRNENVRVLVVDDSISSRHYVSALLTRHKYQVLEACDGIEALAVLKDNPDISVIITDNEMPNMRGEELCIEIRRLYTDDDKAIIGISGVETENLSTRFLKNGANDYLRKPFNAEEFYCRLSQNVDMLEHIQTIRRQANTDYLTSLPNRRYFFDTVKKSLKARHKKELYGLIAMIDIDHFKQVNDKYGHEGGDAVLESIGQAFAQYFPNDLVARLGGEEFAIYFKDTVADHCKERLECFRKYLEQSSSALTEQRISFTVSMGLAAQVTTDIESLIKQADERLYQAKASGRNRLVH, from the coding sequence GTGTTACGGAAAATCTTAATCATTGAAGACACCCCCACGATTGCGAAGGTGCAAAAGCATATTGCCACCACAGTGGGATACCATGTAGATATTGCAGGATCTTTGGCTGAAGCCAAAGTGTTATTGTCACAGCACGACTATTTTTGTGCCGTGGTAGATTTTGTGTTACCTGATGCGCCGCTTGGAGAAGCTATTCCCTGCACGGTTAAAGCTGATATTCCTACCATAGTGATGACTGGTAACCTTGAAAGTCAGACTCGCTCAATCGTTGAGCAATACCCCATCATCGACTATATCACCAAGGAAAATAAACAAGCCTATCATTATTTACGTCGCCAATTAGAACGCCTGCCAAGAAATGAAAATGTCAGAGTACTGGTTGTGGACGACTCTATTTCGTCGAGACACTATGTCTCAGCACTCCTCACTCGCCATAAATATCAGGTACTAGAAGCCTGTGATGGCATAGAAGCACTTGCGGTATTAAAAGACAATCCGGATATTTCAGTGATCATTACCGACAATGAAATGCCAAATATGCGAGGTGAAGAGTTATGTATCGAAATTAGGCGACTCTACACTGATGATGATAAAGCGATAATTGGTATATCTGGAGTTGAAACCGAAAATTTATCTACACGATTTTTGAAAAATGGTGCTAATGACTACCTCAGAAAACCCTTTAACGCTGAAGAGTTTTACTGCCGTCTTAGCCAGAACGTCGATATGCTAGAACATATTCAAACGATACGCCGACAAGCAAATACAGACTATCTAACCAGCTTGCCAAATCGACGCTACTTTTTCGATACCGTAAAGAAAAGCCTAAAAGCAAGACATAAAAAGGAGCTCTACGGGCTGATCGCTATGATAGATATAGATCATTTTAAGCAAGTAAATGACAAATATGGCCATGAAGGCGGCGATGCGGTGCTTGAGTCCATTGGCCAAGCGTTTGCTCAATACTTTCCCAATGATTTAGTCGCTCGATTAGGCGGCGAAGAGTTTGCGATATATTTTAAAGATACGGTGGCTGATCATTGCAAAGAAAGACTGGAGTGCTTCAGGAAATATTTAGAGCAAAGTAGTAGTGCACTGACTGAACAACGGATCTCATTTACTGTTTCAATGGGACTTGCCGCTCAGGTAACTACGGACATTGAAAGCCTGATAAAACAAGCCGATGAGCGTTTATATCAGGCGAAAGCTTCGGGAAGAAACCGCTTAGTTCACTAA
- the rarD gene encoding EamA family transporter RarD, with product MIEEQKKGHLLAVLAFFMWGLAPIYFKQLVHVDAIEIFIHRVVWSVFFIALIVLAKQQWPKIKAILANPKLLAMLTLTALLLGFNWGLFIWSVNNGFMLDASLGYYINPLLNVLLGMLFLSERLRTAQKFAVLLAIVGVVLQLISFGSFPVIAFSLAGSFAIYGLLRKTLAVESLPGLLVEALILTPIALAYWWWVEPSATSNLWNNDWYTNTLLISAGVVTTLPLLCFTAAAKRIPYTTLGFFQYIGPSLMFILAVLFYGEAFDAERAITFAFIWGALVMFSFDSYRDKRKRLVN from the coding sequence GTGATTGAAGAACAAAAGAAAGGCCACTTACTCGCTGTACTCGCCTTTTTTATGTGGGGACTTGCACCCATCTATTTTAAGCAACTCGTCCATGTTGACGCGATTGAGATATTCATTCATCGCGTTGTGTGGTCTGTATTTTTTATTGCACTAATTGTGCTGGCAAAGCAGCAATGGCCCAAAATTAAGGCCATTTTGGCTAATCCTAAGTTGCTGGCGATGTTGACACTCACTGCGTTGCTACTGGGTTTTAACTGGGGTTTATTTATTTGGTCTGTGAATAACGGCTTTATGTTAGACGCGAGTTTGGGTTATTACATCAACCCATTACTTAACGTGCTATTGGGAATGTTATTCTTATCAGAAAGGTTGAGAACGGCGCAAAAGTTTGCTGTGCTATTAGCGATAGTGGGCGTGGTGTTACAGTTAATCAGTTTTGGCTCATTCCCTGTTATTGCGTTTTCACTGGCGGGATCGTTTGCAATATATGGATTGTTACGTAAGACCTTAGCGGTTGAATCGCTGCCTGGGTTGCTGGTGGAAGCGCTTATTCTCACTCCAATTGCACTGGCTTATTGGTGGTGGGTTGAGCCCAGTGCCACAAGTAACCTTTGGAATAACGATTGGTACACCAACACCCTATTGATAAGTGCGGGTGTGGTGACAACTCTGCCTTTGTTATGCTTTACCGCAGCGGCAAAACGGATACCCTACACGACACTTGGCTTTTTTCAATATATCGGGCCGAGCTTAATGTTTATATTGGCGGTACTCTTTTACGGGGAAGCCTTTGATGCAGAACGAGCTATAACCTTTGCCTTTATTTGGGGCGCGCTGGTGATGTTTAGCTTTGATTCTTATCGAGATAAAAGAAAGCGCTTAGTGAACTAA
- the recQ gene encoding DNA helicase RecQ — MTPMDTLVSTPINDPHSVLKDVFGYSTFRDGQLDIIQSSLAGQDTLVLLPTGGGKSLCYQVPAVLFAGVTIVISPLISLMQDQVAQLKAQGIAAEYINNSVAWEQQKDTYDALFQGRLKLLYVAPEKALQRDFIDRISNCNISLFAIDEAHCVSHWGHDFRPHYFRLKELRQHFPSVPMMALTATADLATRKDIVQQLGMQAPFIYTGSFDRPNIRYTIEEKFKPLSQLIRYLKEQKGQSGIIYCGSRKRVDDIAEKLIDAGFNAAGYHAGLDNDQRQFVQNRFARDDIQIVVATVAFGMGINKPNVRFVVHYDIPKSVEAYYQETGRAGRDSLAAEAVMYFDPADIPRVRRFFEDIPDEQRRKVEEQRFQAMSSFAEAQTCRRQILLNYFSEYQREACGNCDICLNPPKQFDGTLVAQQALSCVYRAEQRFGIGYIVDILRGANTARIREQNHHTLSTYGIGKEHSNEFWLSILRQLIHHGLLSQDITQGATLRLTEAARAVLRGEYVLQLAEPRLVAKHVYQDKLAQFNYDKKLFTKLRALRKQLADEDDVPPYVVFNDRTLAEMTQRTPTTDSEFLQVSGVGFTKLSKYGAPFMQLIRNYLGRE, encoded by the coding sequence ATGACGCCGATGGATACCCTCGTAAGCACCCCAATTAACGATCCTCATTCAGTACTGAAAGATGTGTTTGGCTACAGTACGTTTAGAGATGGTCAGCTCGATATTATTCAGTCTAGCTTAGCTGGTCAGGATACGCTTGTACTACTGCCTACCGGCGGCGGTAAATCACTCTGTTACCAAGTCCCAGCAGTATTATTTGCAGGCGTGACAATTGTTATATCGCCACTTATCTCATTAATGCAAGATCAGGTCGCGCAGTTAAAAGCACAAGGCATAGCCGCTGAATATATCAACAACAGCGTCGCTTGGGAGCAGCAAAAAGATACCTATGACGCGCTTTTCCAAGGTCGTTTAAAGCTGTTGTACGTTGCTCCAGAGAAAGCCTTACAACGCGACTTTATTGATCGCATATCCAACTGTAACATCAGTTTATTTGCCATTGATGAAGCCCATTGTGTATCTCATTGGGGACATGACTTTAGACCGCACTATTTCCGTTTAAAAGAATTGCGTCAACATTTTCCGTCTGTTCCGATGATGGCATTAACCGCAACAGCTGATTTAGCAACACGAAAAGATATTGTCCAGCAATTGGGTATGCAAGCACCATTTATCTATACCGGTAGCTTTGACAGACCCAATATTCGTTACACCATCGAAGAAAAGTTCAAACCCCTGTCGCAATTGATCCGCTATTTAAAAGAGCAAAAAGGGCAAAGTGGCATAATCTACTGTGGTAGCCGTAAACGTGTTGATGATATTGCCGAAAAGCTGATTGATGCTGGGTTCAATGCTGCAGGTTATCACGCAGGTCTAGATAATGATCAGCGCCAGTTTGTTCAAAACCGCTTCGCCCGAGATGACATTCAAATCGTAGTTGCAACCGTTGCTTTTGGTATGGGGATCAATAAACCGAACGTGCGATTTGTGGTTCACTATGATATTCCAAAAAGTGTAGAAGCGTATTATCAAGAAACGGGCCGTGCAGGGCGAGATAGCTTAGCAGCTGAAGCCGTTATGTACTTTGATCCTGCGGATATTCCCCGTGTTAGACGCTTTTTTGAAGATATTCCAGACGAGCAACGTCGTAAGGTTGAAGAGCAAAGGTTTCAGGCAATGTCGAGTTTTGCTGAAGCACAAACCTGTCGTCGTCAAATTTTGCTCAATTACTTCAGCGAATATCAACGTGAAGCATGCGGTAACTGTGATATTTGCCTTAACCCTCCGAAGCAATTTGATGGCACATTAGTTGCCCAACAAGCGTTATCGTGCGTATACCGCGCAGAGCAACGCTTTGGCATTGGTTACATTGTGGATATTTTGCGTGGGGCAAATACCGCAAGGATCAGAGAGCAAAACCACCATACCCTCTCAACCTATGGGATCGGGAAAGAGCACAGTAATGAATTTTGGCTGAGTATCTTACGTCAATTGATCCATCATGGTTTATTGAGTCAAGATATTACTCAAGGCGCAACGCTTAGACTAACAGAAGCCGCACGCGCCGTACTGCGCGGCGAATATGTGCTACAACTCGCAGAACCAAGACTTGTAGCAAAGCATGTCTATCAAGATAAACTGGCTCAGTTTAATTACGATAAGAAACTATTTACTAAGCTTCGTGCACTCAGAAAGCAGCTCGCAGATGAAGATGATGTACCGCCGTATGTTGTATTTAACGACCGAACGTTGGCTGAAATGACACAAAGAACGCCAACAACCGATAGCGAGTTTTTGCAAGTGTCTGGTGTCGGTTTTACTAAGCTCAGCAAGTACGGAGCCCCTTTCATGCAGCTCATCCGTAATTATTTGGGAAGAGAATAA
- a CDS encoding DUF3630 family protein: protein MTTLTLDNSHEVIIISCEITPQDDEFELWGQIFLHQDEIQLIEFSAGADRHQWRFSYKNCNFNLNFEHYSESVWIAPDGVDALELLSFLRQQLSR, encoded by the coding sequence ATGACCACACTCACTTTGGACAATTCACACGAGGTGATTATCATCAGCTGTGAAATTACACCTCAAGACGATGAATTTGAACTTTGGGGGCAAATATTCTTACATCAAGATGAGATTCAATTAATCGAATTCTCTGCAGGAGCAGATAGACATCAGTGGCGCTTTTCATATAAAAACTGTAATTTTAATTTAAATTTTGAACATTACAGTGAGAGTGTGTGGATAGCTCCTGATGGCGTTGATGCCTTAGAACTCCTATCTTTCCTACGCCAACAACTTTCTCGTTAA
- a CDS encoding POTRA domain-containing protein, protein MCSLNAAAQAEKVPAVDFSNSCGNNRVEAQSDQNLSRQLDSKQAYPEPAEGKKVVAITLKQLNVFDTDKPEEDNALFRFANRYHIQTKPEVLKSVLLFQEGDTYNPRKLSESERLLRNQSYLYDARIYAVENCDGDILVTVVTRDLWTLLPDLSFSRSGGENTSRIGFRESNLFGWGKRLSFTHIQEVDRSGYQFVYDDPNILNSRYRGRIEYSDNDDGERHYIDVSYPFFATDTPYSYGFTSYSDKREEPIYSEGETISEFSQSTDVTQVYFGHSKALSGSWTRRLIAGVRHEQHTFRKIADTTLPIAQDRTLTYPYVQAQWFEDSYVKVRNFDSIYRTEDLNLGWNINALFGYSAESWSDDTERLVYSFSANTAHYTSDHSLWRFYFDVSGNWNKDTDKTENLIAKTTFQYYLNTSLYESWFINASYTYGDNLTFDNQITLGGETGLRGYPIKYQQGSRSMLLNIEKRYYWEYDLLRLFKIGGAAFFDVGRAYHSHLPIEADESVLKNVGIGLRLAPSRANSDIMVHIDLAAPINGPDNVDSVQWLLTVKNRF, encoded by the coding sequence ATGTGTAGCTTAAATGCAGCTGCGCAAGCTGAAAAAGTGCCTGCTGTTGATTTTTCTAATAGCTGCGGTAATAACCGGGTTGAAGCACAAAGCGACCAAAATCTTTCACGCCAGCTAGACAGCAAGCAAGCCTACCCAGAGCCCGCAGAGGGTAAAAAGGTCGTCGCTATCACGCTAAAACAACTTAATGTTTTCGATACCGACAAACCTGAAGAAGACAATGCCCTATTCCGATTTGCTAACCGTTATCACATTCAAACCAAACCCGAAGTATTAAAAAGCGTGCTCCTATTTCAGGAAGGGGATACTTACAATCCAAGAAAACTCAGTGAATCCGAGCGACTCCTTCGCAATCAGTCATACCTATATGATGCTCGTATCTATGCCGTGGAAAACTGTGATGGTGATATTTTAGTTACGGTTGTAACGCGGGATCTTTGGACACTATTGCCCGATTTAAGTTTTAGTCGTAGTGGTGGGGAAAATACTTCTCGAATTGGGTTTAGAGAAAGTAATTTATTTGGCTGGGGAAAACGCCTTTCTTTTACTCATATACAAGAGGTCGACCGCTCTGGTTATCAATTTGTCTATGACGACCCAAATATTTTAAACTCAAGATATCGTGGTCGCATAGAATATTCAGATAATGACGATGGTGAACGCCACTATATCGATGTGAGCTATCCATTTTTTGCAACCGACACCCCATATAGTTACGGTTTTACGAGTTATTCAGACAAACGTGAAGAACCCATATATTCTGAAGGGGAAACAATCTCAGAGTTCAGTCAATCCACGGATGTCACGCAAGTGTATTTCGGACACTCAAAAGCGCTATCGGGCAGTTGGACTCGTCGTCTCATCGCAGGCGTTAGACATGAGCAACATACCTTCCGTAAGATAGCTGATACCACTTTACCCATTGCACAGGATAGAACGCTCACCTACCCTTATGTTCAAGCTCAGTGGTTTGAAGATTCCTATGTAAAAGTACGCAACTTTGACTCGATTTATCGTACAGAGGATCTTAATTTAGGTTGGAATATTAATGCCTTATTTGGCTATTCAGCCGAATCTTGGAGTGACGATACTGAACGTCTTGTCTATTCATTTTCTGCCAATACAGCGCACTACACCTCAGATCACAGCTTATGGCGTTTTTATTTTGACGTTAGTGGCAACTGGAACAAAGACACAGATAAAACCGAAAATCTGATAGCGAAAACGACCTTTCAATACTATTTAAATACCAGTTTGTATGAATCTTGGTTTATCAACGCAAGCTATACCTATGGAGACAACCTGACCTTTGATAATCAAATTACATTAGGGGGCGAAACCGGGCTTCGCGGATACCCAATAAAATATCAACAAGGTAGTCGCAGTATGCTACTCAATATCGAAAAACGCTATTACTGGGAATATGACTTACTGCGCTTATTCAAAATTGGCGGTGCGGCTTTTTTTGATGTAGGGCGCGCGTACCACTCTCATCTGCCGATTGAAGCAGATGAATCTGTCCTAAAAAATGTCGGTATTGGCTTGCGTTTAGCACCTAGCCGAGCCAATTCAGATATCATGGTTCATATTGATTTAGCCGCGCCAATTAATGGCCCGGATAACGTCGATAGCGTACAGTGGCTATTAACGGTAAAAAATCGTTTTTAA
- a CDS encoding mechanosensitive ion channel domain-containing protein, with protein MHLLDFALSQYKLIVTLVALLSFPLLMKACCKLLEKVTRGKIDSHRKQRADLLVRVLVAFVFVCFMLVFWGIELRGLLVLGSSLFAMLGVAMFAGWSLLSNLTSFLLMFIQNDYRVGNWVRIVDGANFVEGCIVEMGLMSVVLRHVDGHKVVYPNNLFVTRPVMVLSQEPAKPKQVPTPRRTLGPKK; from the coding sequence TTGCATTTGTTAGATTTCGCACTCAGTCAATACAAGCTAATTGTAACTTTAGTGGCGCTATTATCCTTCCCACTATTGATGAAAGCATGTTGCAAACTATTAGAAAAAGTAACACGCGGAAAAATAGACTCTCATCGTAAACAACGTGCCGATTTACTCGTTCGTGTACTCGTAGCCTTTGTATTCGTCTGTTTTATGCTCGTATTCTGGGGTATAGAACTTCGTGGTTTACTGGTGCTTGGTTCATCGTTATTTGCGATGCTTGGTGTTGCCATGTTTGCCGGTTGGTCACTGCTATCCAATCTGACTTCGTTTTTACTTATGTTTATTCAAAACGATTATCGCGTTGGGAATTGGGTAAGAATTGTTGACGGTGCAAACTTTGTTGAAGGCTGTATTGTGGAGATGGGATTGATGAGTGTAGTGCTGCGCCATGTTGATGGCCATAAGGTTGTATATCCTAACAACTTGTTTGTTACTCGCCCCGTTATGGTGCTTAGTCAGGAACCAGCTAAACCTAAACAGGTTCCAACACCAAGAAGAACATTAGGCCCTAAGAAATAG
- a CDS encoding succinylglutamate desuccinylase/aspartoacylase family protein, whose amino-acid sequence MAKVKINQPFTLLDTRVGVAERQTVQLEVAKLYTHTPMTIPIEVVNGAEAGPVLLVCAAIHGDELNGVEVVRQLLSKVDAATLRGTLIAVPIVNIFGFIHKSRYLPDRRDLNRCFPGSEQGSLGARMASMFFDLVVKKCTHIIDLHTGAIHRSNLPQIRGDLSCEMTKEMAMAFGTPVAIDARLRNGSLRSEAAGLDIPVITYEAGEALRFDSLAIAAGLQGVENVMRKLRMLRGRRRKQRHDAVIAAATSWVRADVDGIVRAQVNLGERVSKGQILAYIDSPLGQSEEAIIAPRSGIVIGQQMLPLVNEGDAVFHLAYFAHANSIVEQQLETFIDDIGPIS is encoded by the coding sequence GTGGCAAAGGTTAAAATCAACCAACCCTTTACGTTATTAGATACACGAGTGGGTGTTGCTGAAAGGCAGACTGTCCAGTTGGAAGTGGCCAAGCTCTACACTCACACACCAATGACCATTCCGATTGAAGTCGTTAATGGCGCAGAGGCCGGACCGGTACTTTTGGTCTGTGCCGCAATTCATGGTGATGAATTAAATGGCGTTGAGGTCGTGCGCCAGCTATTAAGTAAAGTCGATGCGGCAACGCTACGTGGCACCTTGATAGCGGTGCCTATCGTAAATATCTTTGGCTTTATTCATAAGTCTCGCTATTTACCTGATAGACGAGACCTAAATCGCTGTTTTCCAGGTTCTGAGCAAGGCTCGTTAGGGGCTCGAATGGCATCTATGTTTTTCGATTTGGTGGTAAAAAAATGCACCCATATTATCGATTTACATACCGGCGCGATTCATCGCTCTAATTTACCGCAGATCCGCGGTGACTTGTCCTGCGAAATGACCAAAGAAATGGCCATGGCGTTTGGTACACCAGTTGCGATAGATGCGCGACTGCGTAACGGCTCGTTGCGAAGTGAAGCGGCGGGATTGGACATTCCAGTTATCACTTATGAAGCGGGAGAAGCGTTGCGGTTTGACTCATTAGCCATTGCTGCTGGATTGCAAGGGGTTGAAAATGTCATGCGTAAACTCAGAATGCTGCGTGGGCGTCGTAGGAAACAACGTCATGATGCAGTTATCGCGGCAGCAACAAGTTGGGTGCGTGCGGACGTTGACGGTATTGTTCGAGCTCAAGTTAACTTGGGAGAACGCGTATCAAAAGGTCAAATTTTGGCTTATATAGACAGCCCACTAGGCCAAAGCGAAGAAGCGATTATCGCGCCTCGTAGTGGGATAGTGATTGGCCAACAAATGCTACCTTTGGTGAATGAAGGAGATGCGGTTTTTCACTTAGCTTACTTTGCACATGCAAATAGCATTGTTGAACAACAGCTAGAAACCTTTATTGACGATATAGGCCCTATTTCTTAG
- the rimK gene encoding 30S ribosomal protein S6--L-glutamate ligase: MKIGILSRNQSLYSTRRLIEAAEQRGHEVEVIDALRCYMNINSSEPEIHFKGQQLSGFDAIVPRIGASVTFYGCAVLRQFEMMGVYPLNESVAITRSRDKLRSLQLLSRKGVGMPITGFASKPDDVKDLLEMVGGTPVVIKLLEGTQGIGVVLAETRKAAESVIEAFMGLKANIMVQEYIKEAGGADIRCFVIGDRVIAAMKRQAQEGEFRSNLHRGGSATLVKITPEERRTAIAAAKAMGLNVAGVDLLRSERGPLVMEVNSSPGLEGIEKATGKDIASLIISFIEKNAAAKRTATRGKG, encoded by the coding sequence ATGAAAATTGGCATTCTTTCAAGGAATCAATCTTTATATTCAACACGTCGTTTAATTGAGGCGGCAGAGCAGCGTGGGCATGAAGTTGAGGTTATTGACGCGCTACGTTGTTATATGAATATCAATAGTAGTGAGCCTGAAATTCACTTTAAGGGTCAGCAGTTGAGCGGCTTTGATGCGATTGTTCCGCGAATTGGTGCCTCTGTGACATTTTATGGTTGTGCGGTACTCAGACAGTTTGAGATGATGGGGGTTTACCCATTGAATGAGTCTGTTGCAATCACTCGCTCAAGAGATAAGTTGCGTTCATTACAGTTACTGTCAAGAAAAGGCGTAGGCATGCCAATCACAGGCTTTGCCAGTAAGCCTGATGACGTTAAAGACTTACTGGAAATGGTTGGCGGCACACCAGTTGTGATCAAACTACTAGAAGGCACACAAGGTATTGGTGTGGTGTTAGCTGAGACACGTAAAGCGGCGGAAAGCGTTATCGAAGCATTTATGGGCTTAAAAGCCAACATCATGGTGCAAGAGTATATTAAAGAAGCTGGTGGTGCGGACATTCGCTGTTTCGTTATCGGCGACCGTGTCATTGCCGCGATGAAGCGTCAAGCGCAAGAGGGCGAATTCCGCTCAAATCTGCATCGTGGCGGTTCTGCGACATTGGTAAAAATCACTCCGGAAGAGCGCCGCACTGCAATTGCTGCAGCAAAAGCCATGGGCCTAAATGTTGCCGGTGTAGATTTATTGCGTTCAGAGCGTGGTCCTTTGGTGATGGAAGTGAACTCATCTCCGGGCCTTGAGGGCATTGAAAAGGCAACTGGTAAAGACATAGCTAGCTTGATCATCTCCTTTATCGAGAAGAATGCAGCGGCGAAAAGGACTGCTACACGTGGCAAAGGTTAA